From one Dysidea avara chromosome 9, odDysAvar1.4, whole genome shotgun sequence genomic stretch:
- the LOC136267012 gene encoding uncharacterized protein — protein MNYKSTTLISAELMAVSQDVPSSLQNFIIKNIKLGRQIGYGANGRILEAKWEGAAVAVKEIHSIFIDQVSEPEFQAFKQSFLRECEQSNRLRHPNIVRFFGIYLPPGARLPSLVMERLHCSLNNLLEQTPDIPIGTKLSILYDVSLGIRYLHSRNPPIIHRDLSSNNVLLTKGMETKIGDLGTARLVDPRKQSQMTNAPGTVHFMPPEALAANPQSVQYGRELDVFSFGCVMLHTLSHQWPTPSEPVVTDPVTFEVKGRTEVERRSQYFSRIDRSRLGMLIPLIESCLNNLPKNRTSIVTLCEQLKGLVDREHVPTGDLDLLRKEIERKNAIISNKDGQIQNQVVELQAKDAEIQRRGIEIQRKDAEIQRKDVVIQRKNTEIRNKDVEVEALRSNMSMLQITASHLTPKQVSNRSTEFWNSFKLIWQQCANPPEKCWANSVTKFDNKVYITPNNEGGGYSTPLSYDIDKDEWSILPELPYFSYCLVAVPDKKQLLAIGGSDGRSITNKVFLWDEKTQKWLTPYPNMPTARCHCSGFSHGSSVIVAGGVKSFDPFTLASSIEVLNIKEGGLFSRSNWSVVKQLPYGISNSVALIINDKLYIAGGADDIVHARSIVTASLPQLLQSSNNTSSGQVWIKLPDLPYISWSINHYQGHLIAFNGISLVEHPGEEEPVYQLVPLIYLYNPNTRCWDCVGSIDYPYNLGKSVHVSKNKIVFVGGSTGTHRLTQNNDLVTSCVTLSITH, from the exons ATGAACTATAAATCTACCACACTCATTTCTGCAGAACTAATGGCGGTTTCACAGGATGTACCCTCTTCGTTGCAGAACTTTATAATTAAGAACATTAAACTTGGGAGACAGATTGGCTATGGAGCAAATGGAAGAATCCTAGAGGCGAAATGGGAAGGAGCAGCTGTCGCTGTCAAAGAAATACACTCCATTTTTATAGATCAAGTGAGCGAACCTGAATTTCAGGCATTTAAACAAAGCTTCTTACGAGAATGTGAACAAAGCAATCGATTACGTCATCCTAATATAGTTCGTTTCTTTGGTATCTACCTTCCTCCTGGTGCCAGACTCCCTAGTTTGGTCATGGAGCGACTTCACTGTAGTCTAAATAATCTGCTAGAACAAACTCCAGACATTCCGATAGGAACAAAGTTGTCAATTCTTTATGATGTATCGTTAGGTATTAGGTATCTTCACTCGCGCAATCCACCCATCATTCACCGTGATTTGTCTAGTAATAATGTTTTACTTACAAAAGGAATGGAAACAAAAATTGGTGACCTAGGTACAGCTCGTCTCGTTGACCCTAGAAAGCAATCACAAATGACCAATGCACCTGGTACTGTACATTTTATGCCTCCTGAGGCATTAGCAGCTAACCCACAAAGTGTTCAATATGGAAGAGAACTGGATGTGTTTTCGTTTGGTTGTGTGATGCTCCACACACTATCCCATCAGTGGCCGACTCCCTCAGAACCTGTAGTCACTGATCCTGTGACGTTTGAAGTGAAAGGTAGGACAGAAGTTGAAAGACGCAGTCAATATTTCAGTAGAATAGACAGAAGCAGGTTGGGTATGTTGATCCCCTTGATTGAAAGCTGCCTCAATAACCTTCCCAAGAACAGGACATCAATAGTGACACTATGTGAACAGTTGAAGGGTCTGGTTGACAGGGAACATGTCCCTACTGGTGATTTGGATTTACTTCGGAAAGAAATAGAGAGGAAAAATGCTATAATTAGTAACAAAGATGGACAAATCCAGAATCAAGTAGTAGAACTCCAAGCAAAAGATGCTGAAATACAAAGGAGAGGCATTGAAATACAAAGGAAAGATGCTGAAATACAAAGGAAAGATGTTGTAATACAAAGGAAAAATACTGAAATACGTAATAAAGATGTTGAAGTAGAAGCACTGAGATCTAACATGTCTATGCTACAGATCACAGCTTCTCACCTTACACCCAAACAG GTCAGCAATAGGAGCACTGAATTTTGGAACAGCTTCAAATTAATTTGGCAGCAATGTGCTAATCCCCCTGAAAAGTGCTGGGCAAATTCTGTCACTAAATTtgacaacaaagtgtatatTACACCAAATAATGAAGGTGGTGGATACTCTACTCCACTTTCATATGATATTGACAAGGATGAGTGGTCCATACTACCAGAACTTCCTTATTTTAGTTATTGTCTAGTTGCAGTACCAGACAAGAAGCAGCTATTAGCCATTGGTGGATCGGATGGTAGATCAATAACTAATAAAGTATTCCTATGGGATGAGAAGACTCAGAAGTGGCTCACTCCATATCCTAACATGCCGACTGCACGATGTCATTGTTCGGGTTTTTCCCATGGATCATCAGTGATAGTAGCTGGTGGAGTAAAAAGCTTTGATCCTTTTACTTTAGCTAGTTCAATAGAGGTTTTGAACATTAAGGAAGGTGGCCTGTTCTCAAGATCAAACTGGAGTGTAGTGAAGCAGTTACCATATGGGATAAGTAATTCAGTTGCTTTAATCATCAATGACAAGTTATACATTGCTGGAGGAGCAGATGACATTGTTCATGCACGTAGTATAGTGACTGCATCTCTACCACAACTACTACAGAGTAGCAACAACACTAGCAGTGGTCAAGTGTGGATCAAACTACCTGACTTGCCTTATATCTCATGGTCCATAAACCATTATCAAGGTCACTTGATTGCCTTCAATGGAATTAGTCTGGTTGAGCATCCAGGTGAAGAGGAGCCAGTGTATCAACTTGTTCCACTGATCTACCTGTACAATCCCAACACCAGATGCTGGGACTGTGTTGGTAGTATTGACTATCCATACAACCTGGGAAAATCAGTCCATGTTAGTAAGAATAAGATTGTGTTTGTAGGAGGATCAACCGGTACACACAGACTTACACAGAATAATGATCTGGTGACATCTTGTGTAACACTATCAATCACACATTGA